The genomic DNA GTGGCATGGCGCCAGTGTCTCAACCTCACAAAGAAGGATCGAAACCATGTAGAGACTGACTGAACATTCTTTCCGGGAGGAGTCGAAAGCAGCAAACTAGGTTTGATTTGACCTGTTTCTCAATGTCTGTCGTAGCCAGCAACTAGTGTACGTCCAGGATGGCGATGTGGAAAGACATACATTCGACACACAAGTCTGACGACCAAATCGAACCTTGTTCCTCTTGTGGCGAACTTGAGATACATACGTAGTATATAGGCATGAATGTCAAGCCCTTAGTTGTGACAAAGGTGCCAAACAAAGTAGGAGCACTTGACGAGTGTGAAATGCGTCTTGTTGCTGCGGAAGTAATTGTGAAGTCCCTTGCCATACGGCCCTGATTGGCCGAATTTGTCTTAGTTACACAATTTCCGTCATGCAAAAACAATCAGCCAATTTAGGGAGACGTTCCTAGCATTACAGGAAGGCTATGGACGGTTTACAATTGTCGATTGAGGTGTGAAAATAGGTCTCCCAGGTGTGATGGCACTACTTGCGATGAACAAATCTTTACAAGTTCCAAACTATGCTGTAAACAATCACGCGGCTGTCGACTTGAGGATATAGTTGGTTTTGTTTGGCCAAAACTGAAGCCTGGTTGAGAGACCCTGAGGCTGGTGCAAGATTGCTGATACACTCTGTTtacagccccccccccctcctgtTTTAGATAACGACTTGCGCGAAAGGTGGGTGGGCACAACAGCTTGAGGAGGACTTCTTTCTCATTGGCAGCAAGACCACACTACATATTGAAGTGAGCCCTTGTCTCGTTGCTTGCACAAGAAAACCATGTCATAACGTGGATAGGCGGGGAAATGTACATCATGTCAACCTTACGCAGTATCAAACAATGCCTAATATGCTTCATGTAAGCGGTCACTGTCAGTATACCCTAAACGTTCCCGGGGAGGGTGACCCTGCACCCTATGATAATCTGTCCCGTGATCATGAAGTAACTGTTCTTTTGGACCAACTCGTGCAAGAAGGTTAGCCACCACAAGACGTCAGAGATACATTGCGCATGTGGAGGTACTCGGAAAACGAAGCCAAGAAGCATTGGGATTCGTTCGAATATTCAATTCGGCTGTAAGTTTTAAGGTCAAGTCATTCATTGTAGGTATCTCGATGACAATTAATACCTCATCGTTCGCCAATAGCATGTGCGACAAGAGGCGCAAGTCTCGATCGATAAGAGCAAGCTGTCTTAAGCACCCAACAAGCCGGAAGTGGGTAGTATTAGTGTGTCTGGTAGGGGAAAATGTGCATGATTATCACAACATGGCGTGCTGCAGTCTATGGACAGTACTAATTCCCAGGCTGTGAGATGCACGGGTAGTAAGACGGAATCCAAGAAGACTGATGATAGTGGAGAGGTGTTAGAAAGCGCTGGCAAAGAGTGAAATAATGACTCTGTGACTAACAATTCGTGTTGCACGATTAAAATACATATGTAGAACAGGTCGGCTGTCGATTGAACAGTAACCCAAGCTCAGTCAATAGAATACGAACTGAGAGAGATCTGATAGCACGAGTGGTGGCCAGTTGTGATTGGGCAGATCGTCTAAACTGTGGTGGTGTTCATCCTTGGGGAATGATCCGACGCAGCGGCCAGGCCTTGTCCGTGCCAAGCAAGGTACGGAGTACAATCAGCGCTGGGGCCACCTCTCATCTCGCAAACGCCTGCTGGTGCTTGTGCGGGACCCTTCTCCAGTTTTATCATGACCCCTGTTCTAACCCTGAAGCAGTGCTGAGCCTCACCAATCAGAGCATGTCGTCGTGGGAGACGAGACATGGGGGAAGTTGTAGTAATTTCGCCTCTTGCTTCGCTTTGCCAAGCGCCCCTGCTTCTTGCGCTTCGAGTCCATTCGGCACTTTGTATATACTCTCCGCCTGGGGACTCATGGGCCATGATTTGATAGCTCGGCTCGGTTGACTATATCATGGCTGCTACCACACCACGGCTGCCCGTCTTGTGCAATGTGGTGTGTGGTCTTGTGTCGGCAACTGCAGTACGACCCTGCCGGGATTCGGACCTGCGCAAGCCACACCGCAACCCATCTGTGATACATATGAAGTCGACTCCCCGATTGTCTCGTCATCTGCAGACGCACTGCTATTTCTCATCGTCATGGAGCAGCAGCATGAGCAGAAGCAGGAGCACAGCACGCCGGCCAACCGACGAGGCGCTCAGCATGGTACCCGACCGTTGCGTGGACCGTGGTACGAGTGGAGCGCCCGGGATGTGAATGAATGGATGAACCCCAAGATTTGGTCGGCGCTTGCGTTCTCCAATGTAGGTTTCTTCAAGGTGTTTGTGTCAGCGTGGAAGCGGCTGCCGTGTGACCTGGTCGGTGGACTGAAACAGGAGACATGAGACATGCTGTCAACGCCTGCTAACGGTGCCGAATGGGAACGTTCACATAACATCTGCCTGGCGGGCTAACGCTGGAACAGAAAACAGAAACGGAAGACCGCCCGCAAAGTCGGACGGAGACTGCCGTGCGGGCAGGGTGCCATGAAAAGCGAAAAGGGATGGCAGAAGGCTGTCCGTACCATCATTCAAGATGGGATGACAGAGACACGAATTGGTGCAAGGAATTTGCTTGGGTTTGATCAGCAGCAGATAGAAAGGAAACGGACACTTGCTTGGTCCTTTTCACATTGATTATCCCGCATTCTCGCACTGACCTGGTAGACCCCAAGAGCCAGCATGGACCATCCCTCTGCCACGCCACTGTCGAAATCATGTTTGGGTTTGTCGAGAAAATATACGCGCCCATCGGCATCCCATACCGCGACGCAGCGGACGCAACGTGGGATCGAATATCCACAAGCAGAGAAGCGGAGAAGGAacagaagagaaaaaaagagagaggtTCAAGACTAGGCGACTTCAAGGGAGCAAAGGCGGGTATGGATGCAAATGGATGAATCagagatgaggaagacggtACGGCACggacgagaagggagggCTTGCCGGCGCTACGGCGTGCTGATATCCCAGGTGCTCGGGGACGGCATTAGGAGAAAATCTTCGAGAGAGGCAATGCTGCTGAAAGACAGCCCTATTGCGTAGTCAAAGCCTTGGGTCGAAAGGGGGCTCTGGGCAGTCTATGCGTACAACAACTATGATGAAGGCGGTTCATGCAAACGTAAATGGAAGAAGCATTCGTATACGGAGGAGTTATGGTGCAGGCACCTGTGACTATGTTAACTGTTGTCGGCGAGTTTGATTCATGGCCAATCAGGGTGTGACCCTGCTCCTCTCCCGCCCCGCAGCTGCTCCTCTGCTCTGCCAATCTTGAATGGTCAAGGGAGCCTTTCCTGTTTCTGACGATTCCGGTGGCCGTTGCTCCCTCGTGCGGGCAGGGGTACTAACGTTgtcaggtaggtaggtacatgGGTACAAGGGTCAGGTACGTGTACGTCTCACCCGTTCCTCCGTAAATGTGTGTATCACTGTGGGAACCTCAGCTTTCTTCCCGGATGCCATTGCGCGACTAGTACTCTGTAGCACTGATTGTTCCTACCTAGATAGGTACTACAGGTATATTTCCTTCCAAAAGCAGTTTAGAAAGGTACGGATAACTGGGTGCCTTGCCCATGCAGACATGGACCGGACTGAACTGGCGCCTCCCTCGGTGCAGCCACTCGCAACGTCCACAGCCGACCGACCTTACTCCATTTCTCAATTCTCTTTGGGAAAAAAAAGTCGTGCGGTGCAGGTCCTCGCGCGTCGCTATCCAGTTGTTGCTACGCGCtccttccttttcttcccgAATTCCCAAAGAAGGCAGGCCCCCAACCTCGCCTGCCACCTGACTCCAGCGAGGCTTCCCAGCCCCATGTCTGGTCCCCGTCCAAAAGGAACTTCCATCCTTGTcggagaagaaagaaaaggtCCACACCTCCTGGTCACCCCTTCCCGACGCGTGCCGTAAGGTCCAAGGTCTAGGTCCAGTCCTGGTCCAGGTACCTTGTTGACAGGCTGTGCCCATGTCCTGTCCGTCCTTTTCTGTTGTCCGCCGTTGGTCGCTCGCTGCCTCCAATTTTTCCCTATTTTCCCAAGGTCCTCCCGTACCTCCTCTGGTCTGattccccttccctttctctcccgCGCGTGAgtgttgtgtgtgtttgtaCCAGTGTGTGGTTGCCAACAACATCGTCCCGCCAAAGAAAcgcaacaccaccaccaccatcatcatcatcatcatcatcatcatcgtcaccttttcccttcttcaCTCGTCTCGAACGAGCATAGACTGTAACACGTCGACTTATCCTACACCTCGAATGCTGACTGCATCCTCTTAATTGTATTCCCGCCCGAACAGAGCCAATCCTGGTGCACCGCAGCCACTTACTTACTCTTGTTCAGTTTCTCATTCCATTCTACGTAGTCTGTGTGTGCTGTTTTCCGAGTGCACTTTTCGGTATTCAACCTCCGAGAGCCGAGTCCGAACCACAGTCGACCTCCTTCCTGCAATGCGCTGAGCTTGCCTTCCGAAGACCTCTCGTACATTCTGCCAACTCGTCAATCGCGACCCGGGCACCCGAGTGTTCGCCAACTTCCTTCCACGGTACCCGCCTGTCGTCGTTCCCTCGATTGATGTCAATCATCTGCACACCCACACCCGAGTCTTCTGTGTCCTGTTTCAAAACAGTTCGATTGTTATTGATCCCGCCTCTCTCATACATCAAACAGACGCCTAGGAATCCACCTTTTTTGGTTACGACCATTACTCGCCAAACATCACTCGGAGCGCTCTTTACTATCGTCGGCCTACATCCGCGACAAAACCCGTTGGAGTCGACTAGAGAAGAAGCCAGCTGACTAGACCACAAGCAGCGAGATCTCGGGAAGACAGTCATGAACTAGGTTCTCTCTCGGTGACCAATTTTTGCTCGACACCTCCTAAGTTGGGGGCCACCCACCACTTGATGATGACTTCCCCAACCACTCTGAAGAGAAACAGCACAACCGGAAGACAAAGCATGGGCGCAACGGCGAGGATAGCGCTTCTGTCAGCGCTGTCTGGTTCAGCACTTGTTTCGGCACAGTCAAACTGTGTCTCGCTCCAGGGCTCAACTACCTGCTCTGCTTTTCAGTCGGCTTCCGTTTCGACGACAGGTTTCGTTGCAGGAATTTTGTAGGTCGATAGCAGCCGCTCTCCGCCATAGCGTTTGCTGACTAGCTTCGTCAGCCCCTTTTTACAGTTTGTTTCGAATAGGGAAACATTCGACCAGCAGATGCTGTCATATATTGACACAACCTACGTGCGAGAGAAGTCAGTACCAATCCGTTTAAATGGCCTCCACTATTTACTCACGTTTCATCAGATATCAAACATTGCTTGGCTGCAGCAGCGTTAATCTCACTCAACCGGATGAGCTGTATGCCCGTTTCACCACCACAGTCATCTGTAACGCTATCGTGCAAAACTCGATAGACACGTGCAACCTGCCTGCGGCGAACTCGCGGCCAGTTTGCGCTGACACATGCGTTAGTGGTGTAATCCTTGCTCATGTCGATGTAATCCCTTGCTGATGATCCACACAGGCCGAATTCGCGCAGAGTGAGGCACTGCTCACTTCGGACAGCAGTCTCTGTGGTAATCCAGGCAGCAACCTCATGAATCAGATCAGGGCCGACTTCACAAACTGCGCTCTTCCCGCCGACTCCTTGTCGTCTTCAAACTGCATCCAGGGCATCGCCAATGAGCGCGATAACTGTGGCTACGGTAACAGCACTGTGGGACTGTGCTCCTACTGCGCATCTGGCGGTATTAACTCGACCGACACCTGCTGTTACAACTCGAACATCGACGAACGATGCGCCGGTGTCACTCTACCTTCCATATTCCCTACCATGACGTTCGCGCCTCcgacagcgacagcaacaccgacgccctcgagtacggcagctgcagctgcggCCGCAGGACTGTCTGGCGGTGCGATTGCCGGGATCGTGATTGGTAGCGTGGCTggcgcgctgctgctcgccggACTCATCTATGCATGCATCCTACTTGCtaggagaagaaggcgcgGAAGCCAGAGCGGCAGCATTTTCAACCAACCGTCACCCTCTAGGCAAGGGCCATCTACCGCTAAAATTTCACCGGTCCAGACTACGAGTGGATATGAAGTTTTGCCCGGCGGCCGCATCGCCCGCATGTCGGCTTTGGAAAGTGCATCGGATCCTGCCCCGGCTCCTCCCAGTCGCAGCAGCGGGCCtctcgcagcagcagccgctgTCGGAGGCGCAGCAGGCTACATGACtggcagaagaagaggcgACGACCCGTCTTCGTCCGAGTTTGGAGACAGCCCCGAGTCGGAAATCAGGGCCGGCGTGTTGCGGCCCCCTCCAACTAACATCAGGAGGACAGGTTCCTTGTCAAGCAGCTCGGTCCTCGCTGATCCTCAGTCGCCAACGAGCGCTGGAATGTCGTCCCCGCAAGGCATGGCTAGCCAACAGTCCGAGCAACTGCCTTTTTTCAAGGATTACTACTCTCAAGATGACATCCATCCGGGCGATAGAGTCGCCACCTTGTGGGCTTACCATCCGCGCGCGCCGGACGAGTTCGCTCTCGAACGCGGTGACATGCTTAAGGTGGTCGGAATCTGGGACGACGGCTGGGCGACGGGTGTATTGATGGACGAGCACGCCGACGAGTGGGAAGCTCGCCGACAAGCCCAACGAGACAGTGGCGTTTCCAACACGTCTGGCCGACAAGACCCTTCACCGCCAGTCAGTGGCGAAATCAAAGCCTTCCCTCTTGTTTGTGTTTGCTTGCCAGAACACTGGCGGAAGACTATCGAGGGCGACCTCTCGACAGAAGGTTCCAGCGCCCACCAAGGCCATCCCTCATTCTCATGAGATGCGCACAGATCTTGATGAGTTTTGTATACATCCTGACGACAATAGCTGTCTTTTCAGCATTGGCTACGGCGTTCGGACATTGAGCCAGCATTGACTTCAGCATTTCAAAGACGATCAACTTCCTTTATGCAAAAGCCCGGCCAGTAACTCTTAATGAGTCGTGCAATACGACTTCATGAGCGGCAGTCCAGCCAACTCTCTCTGGGCTTTCTGTTTTGCACATAGACACGAGATATAACACTTTGCCGACGACACGCGCATGATGTTCCCGGTCCTAAACGGAAGTTTCTTTCTTCAACGCGGAATCGCCTCGGATCATGATGACGGCACGGAGGCTTGATGGACGACGAACTTCAGCACCCGATGCGAGTCGCTTTGACGAGATGACGATACGCGATCTTAATTTATGATGACAATGCACGCACTGTGCCCTCCCCCTTCAATTCGACTATTCGACTTATATACCCAGGGTGCGGTGACGATATGCTGGTGTTTGGAGAGCAAGAGGTCGGGGAGGGCCTCTGCAATTTTACCTAATGACGAACTCTTGGGGTGGAATAGCTGAGTGTGTCTTGGTCCTGCCCACCAGTTGGCCAAGGTGAACTTGGGATCAGAAAAGGGGCGAGGACCGGCCGGAAACAGAGGGGCGGGACCGCTCCAGAGAGGATGTTGCAAATTTCGGAAGGTTCGCAGACATTCTCGTCACCGACCTCGCGGCTCGAAACCTCTGTTTTTTCACCTGGCAAGAAAACATTACTTGGTGTACCTACCTATGCCACTGGGCAGCCACTCAATTTCTACCTAGCCCCAATATTAAAAAGAGTTTTCTAAACCAGCACAGCACAAACAAGTCTCCATCGCTGACCTCACGACCTTCATGCCGCCGGTTCTACACTGTTTGGTTTGACCCGCCTCTGGGGGCTTAAACCTTCAGGGTCATGTACGCATGGTCAGCTTAATTCAGCTTTTGCTCTGCCGTGGGGGTCCCTGATCCAAGCGTTGACATCGAAACTAGATGGCACAAGAACGATCACACAGCAAGGGGTGGCGCGTGTGAGATTGAGCGGTGAGGCGGCGAGAGGAGCTGGACGttgtgttttttttcttgaAGGTTACACTTGGAAAGTCGGATCTGTCACTTGGGCAACGGAGAAGAGGGCCTGAAGCGACTCTTCAGATGAACCACGCTCGTCGCTTTTAAACAGAACCAGGACTGTTGCAATgggtggtagtggtggttTTGAGATGGACAAGTGGGCGGCGAAGCGAATGGAGAGGGGGTTTCGCCTTTGAGGTTCCGGTGGACTACTCTGGTCTAAATGCGAGGAACTGTATTGCGGGGACGTTCCTTGTGCGACGAGCGAGTCCACTTGACTTGGTGGGATGTAGTTTTGGTTTATGGACGGGATGCCGAGACGGCCTGTTGTTCTTGTGGAGTCGGAGGCCTTTCGCGGGCAGACCGGGATCAACAAGACCCAACACTCCCACGATTGCTTGACCGGTAAGAAAAGGACCTTGACTTATGCCGCACAAAGCGGTATAACTTGACGATTCATGCAGGGGCAGGATTTTTTACATACTGGTCAAGTATCTGATCAATGTTACACACTTGAGCAGCGGATGTGCCGCTTTTTAAGTCATCAGCAAGAACTCACACCTTTGCCACACACTTAACCGGATGTCGCAAGAATGCAACATGGGCTGGTGTGTTTTGTGCTTTGCTTATGAGTGAGGGTTGGCTTGCTGTGCAACACTTATTTGAATGCATACATGTAGATGCCAATGTGTTCGAACACATGACACGATGCACCATGAACAAACGTTCTGCCGCCTACTACTATGTAGACCGTCCGTCTCAGTGGCTGAGATCTGTACTTGAGCGGGACGACTTACACTGGATTAAGCTACCTTGAGTTGAGGGCTTGTTGATTGATTTCAGAAACGAAAGCTGTTTTGGCAAGTTTCAGTTTTCTTGCGGATAGAGTAGGAATTGTTGTTGCTGGATTGGATTGTTAGATACATTCATTGATTGCGCATAAAACGTACACATAGGTACTGTAGGTGCACGGAAAACTGGCAATGACCTCCAGCGATTGCTCGAACCTGACAAGGGTGGAGGAGATAGCACGGGCCGCTGTTGTCCCCGCGGTTCTCCCTTGGGCCCTGTCGGAGGTTTGGGCAGCGGGACGCCGACGTCCCCACCGATTGCTTAAGTGGACTGTCGGCCTTAGCTGCATACCGCAGAGGTACCTTGCTTGACTTTGGGGACTGTGACCTAATCGCAACTCGTGATCGCAACTGCCTAGCATCTTTACTAGGAATATCTAGCCACGCTCGAGACATTCGCGTTCTCCTGCCACACGCAAACCTGATTCGGGGGCGTAtcctacctaggtagtcGAAGGATCACTTCTGTCAACCTAGCACCTCCAACATGACAGCTCCCGACTGTGCCGACCAAGTAATCGCATAGGTTCCTTATCCTCCAGACCGAGCCATTGCTGCCCGCCATGGGCCAAGGATTCTCTCTGGCGACGCCCTCTGTGGGATCTGCGGGCATCGACATACCCGAGCTTTCTGATCTCGTGTACGAGAAGAGCATTGGGAATGCGCGCTTTATGAAGAGCATCCGCGCGCGGCATCACGATGGAGTCGCCCTGGTCAAGGTGCTGGTCAAGCCTTACACCCCGATGCCTCTGGAGAAGTACAAGCGCGACATAGAGGGTGGGTTTCTTCTGATGTATACAGAAGGCAAGACTATCAACTGACCTTTCTTAGAGCAACGCAGCGCCTTGGCCGACGTGCCTAACGCCTTGGGCTACCACCGCATCGTCGAAACCGAAACGAACGGATACCTGGTCCGGCAGTTCCTCTATAACTCCCTCTATGACCG from Colletotrichum higginsianum IMI 349063 chromosome 3, whole genome shotgun sequence includes the following:
- a CDS encoding SH3 domain-containing protein, giving the protein MMTSPTTLKRNSTTGRQSMGATARIALLSALSGSALVSAQSNCVSLQGSTTCSAFQSASVSTTGFVAGIFPFLQFVSNRETFDQQMLSYIDTTYVREKYQTLLGCSSVNLTQPDELYARFTTTVICNAIVQNSIDTCNLPAANSRPVCADTCAEFAQSEALLTSDSSLCGNPGSNLMNQIRADFTNCALPADSLSSSNCIQGIANERDNCGYGNSTVGLCSYCASGGINSTDTCCYNSNIDERCAGVTLPSIFPTMTFAPPTATATPTPSSTAAAAAAAGLSGGAIAGIVIGSVAGALLLAGLIYACILLARRRRRGSQSGSIFNQPSPSRQGPSTAKISPVQTTSGYEVLPGGRIARMSALESASDPAPAPPSRSSGPLAAAAAVGGAAGYMTGRRRGDDPSSSEFGDSPESEIRAGVLRPPPTNIRRTGSLSSSSVLADPQSPTSAGMSSPQGMASQQSEQLPFFKDYYSQDDIHPGDRVATLWAYHPRAPDEFALERGDMLKVVGIWDDGWATGVLMDEHADEWEARRQAQRDSGVSNTSGRQDPSPPVSGEIKAFPLVCVCLPEHWRKTIEGDLSTEGSSAHQGHPSFS